One genomic segment of Mycolicibacterium psychrotolerans includes these proteins:
- a CDS encoding TetR/AcrR family transcriptional regulator, with translation MSSPTRWAGVPLTDRRAERRQLLVDAAYRLFGDGGEAALAVRSVCRESGLNSRYFYESFADLDELLGAVYDRVSGELAQAVGDAMTSAGESLRARTRAGMTAVLEFSSTDPRRGRVLFTDARANPVLTARRAATQDLLREAVLTEGWRLQPGTDPVAAMVGAAMYTGAMAELAQQWLAGHLGDDLDVVVDYALQLVLR, from the coding sequence GTGTCGAGTCCCACCCGGTGGGCGGGCGTCCCGCTCACCGACCGCCGCGCGGAGCGGCGCCAGCTGCTGGTCGACGCCGCCTACCGCCTTTTCGGCGACGGCGGTGAGGCCGCGCTCGCGGTGCGCTCGGTGTGCCGGGAGAGCGGACTGAACTCCCGCTACTTCTACGAGAGCTTCGCCGACCTCGACGAGCTGCTCGGTGCGGTCTACGACCGCGTCAGCGGCGAACTGGCCCAAGCGGTGGGCGACGCGATGACGTCGGCGGGAGAGTCGCTGCGGGCGCGCACCCGCGCAGGCATGACCGCCGTGCTGGAGTTCAGTTCCACCGATCCCCGCCGCGGACGCGTCCTGTTCACCGACGCGCGGGCGAACCCGGTGCTGACAGCGCGCCGCGCCGCGACCCAGGACCTTCTGCGCGAGGCTGTCCTCACCGAGGGCTGGCGGCTACAGCCCGGCACCGACCCCGTCGCCGCCATGGTCGGCGCCGCGATGTACACCGGCGCGATGGCCGAGCTGGCCCAGCAGTGGCTCGCCGGACACCTCGGTGACGACCTCGACGTCGTCGTCGACTACGCGCTGCAGCTGGTGCTGCGCTGA
- a CDS encoding alpha/beta fold hydrolase, giving the protein MQVRTGTAPSGDIGIHYEDMGDPSDPAVILIMGLGAQMIFWRNGFCEKLINQGLRVIRFDNRDVGLSGKLPGHHSGAPLLPRMARSFVGLASPAAYTLEDMADDAAALLDHLDIDRAHVVGASMGGMIAQVFGARHHARTKSLGVIFSSNNQAALPPPGPQQLLAVLGKPAGSDRDAIVDNAVRVTKIIGSPGFPRPDDVIRAEAVEGYDRSYYPAGVGRQFAAILGSGSLRRYNRQTTAPTVVIHGKADKLMRPSGGRAIARAIPGARLVLFDGMGHELPEPLWDDIVGELETTFTQAV; this is encoded by the coding sequence ATGCAGGTCCGCACCGGTACCGCGCCGTCGGGCGACATCGGCATCCACTACGAGGACATGGGTGATCCGAGCGACCCGGCCGTCATCCTGATCATGGGGCTGGGCGCGCAGATGATCTTTTGGCGCAACGGCTTCTGCGAGAAGCTGATCAACCAGGGCCTGCGGGTCATCCGCTTCGACAACCGCGACGTGGGACTGTCCGGCAAGCTACCCGGCCACCATTCCGGCGCCCCGCTGCTGCCCCGGATGGCGCGGTCGTTCGTCGGGCTGGCCAGCCCGGCGGCCTACACGCTCGAGGACATGGCCGACGACGCCGCGGCGCTGCTCGACCACCTCGACATCGACCGTGCGCACGTGGTCGGTGCGTCGATGGGCGGCATGATCGCCCAGGTGTTCGGGGCCCGCCACCACGCGCGCACCAAGAGCCTGGGCGTGATCTTCTCGAGCAACAACCAGGCGGCGCTGCCCCCACCCGGCCCGCAGCAGCTGCTCGCCGTCCTGGGCAAGCCCGCAGGCAGCGACCGCGACGCGATCGTCGACAACGCCGTCCGGGTGACCAAGATCATCGGCAGCCCGGGCTTTCCTCGCCCCGACGACGTGATCCGCGCCGAAGCCGTCGAGGGCTACGACCGGTCCTACTACCCGGCGGGCGTGGGCAGGCAGTTCGCGGCGATCCTCGGCAGCGGCAGCCTGCGCCGCTACAACCGGCAGACCACCGCGCCGACCGTGGTCATCCACGGCAAGGCCGACAAGCTGATGCGGCCTTCGGGCGGACGCGCCATCGCCCGCGCCATTCCCGGCGCGCGGCTGGTGCTGTTCGACGGCATGGGTCACGAACTGCCCGAACCGCTGTGGGACGACATCGTCGGCGAACTCGAGACGACCTTCACGCAGGCCGTGTGA
- a CDS encoding oxygenase MpaB family protein, which produces MFLPHQLVGQMLNQRFDQDVRRRFFKGMEFAAPVGDPGWFGPGSAVWHVHSHMHALIFGLQCAAFLERLDPSIYWMGVHHSRLVRDDTRDDPMPQIDPRGALTRLGHSVAFFIGTAYGSTETAERLATAVRSMHHTIKGTRPDGARYDADDPEWLRWNYATVVWGIATAHELYHPNPLRGNKIDRYYGEFVRVGHALGGTDLPATKAETLDCLKSYLPKLAVTYGTAMATGPNLPLPQAALNWAVRDTMPSWAQGLIQHSNPNIVERTARRALVWSIINGVHLASGAPPEYEQAKARVAAGTTVPHTLPTYRPGTDPVRTREELEDAFA; this is translated from the coding sequence ATGTTCCTACCGCACCAGCTCGTCGGCCAGATGCTCAACCAGCGGTTCGACCAGGACGTGCGGCGGCGCTTCTTCAAGGGCATGGAGTTCGCCGCGCCCGTCGGGGATCCCGGCTGGTTCGGCCCGGGCAGCGCGGTGTGGCACGTGCACTCCCACATGCACGCGCTGATCTTCGGCCTGCAGTGCGCGGCCTTCCTCGAGCGCCTCGATCCGTCGATCTACTGGATGGGCGTGCACCACTCCCGGCTGGTCCGCGACGACACACGCGACGACCCGATGCCGCAGATCGACCCGAGGGGTGCGCTGACCCGGCTCGGGCACTCGGTCGCGTTCTTCATCGGGACCGCCTACGGGTCGACCGAGACCGCCGAGCGGCTGGCCACCGCCGTGCGCTCGATGCACCACACCATCAAGGGCACCCGCCCCGACGGCGCGCGCTACGACGCCGACGATCCCGAATGGCTGCGGTGGAACTACGCGACCGTGGTGTGGGGTATCGCCACCGCGCACGAGCTCTATCATCCGAATCCGTTGCGCGGCAACAAGATCGATCGGTACTACGGCGAGTTCGTGCGTGTCGGGCACGCGCTGGGCGGCACCGACCTGCCTGCCACCAAGGCCGAGACGCTCGATTGCCTCAAGTCCTATCTGCCCAAGCTCGCCGTCACCTACGGCACCGCGATGGCCACCGGGCCGAATCTGCCCCTGCCGCAGGCCGCGCTGAACTGGGCCGTCCGCGACACCATGCCGTCGTGGGCGCAGGGGCTGATCCAGCACAGCAATCCGAACATCGTCGAGCGCACCGCCCGTCGCGCGCTGGTGTGGTCGATCATCAACGGCGTCCATCTCGCCTCGGGTGCGCCGCCGGAGTACGAGCAGGCGAAGGCGCGGGTCGCAGCAGGGACGACCGTGCCGCACACGCTGCCGACATACCGGCCCGGCACCGACCCGGTACGCACCCGCGAGGAACTCGAGGACGCCTTCGCCTGA
- a CDS encoding helix-turn-helix transcriptional regulator, translating into MSETTGRVLQLLGLLQARRVWSGEELAERLGVTTRSVRRDVDRLRELGYPVHASTGVGGGYRLGAGAALPPLLLDPDEAVAMAVCLRVAAGGSVAGVGESALRALSKLDQVMPARLRSQVAAVHQTTVTLGTPTETPVEPDVLMTLARAGRDHEHVTAGYVDLHGNVTHRRVEPYHLVTTGRRWYLLCYDRDRSDWRSLRLDRMSDVRAHGTTFTPREAPDAASYVRRAISSSPYPYVARVRYAAPHDVVAQCFPTSSVHIEPDGPDACILTAGADDPQRMVPWLAMPGCDFEVLEPPEVVDAVRTVAERIARAAR; encoded by the coding sequence ATGTCGGAAACGACCGGCCGGGTCCTCCAACTGCTCGGCCTGCTCCAGGCCCGTCGCGTCTGGAGCGGCGAGGAACTGGCCGAGCGGCTCGGCGTCACCACCCGCAGCGTGCGCCGTGACGTCGACCGGCTGCGCGAGCTCGGCTATCCCGTGCACGCCAGCACCGGTGTCGGCGGCGGATACCGACTCGGCGCCGGCGCCGCGCTGCCGCCGCTGCTTCTCGACCCCGACGAAGCGGTCGCGATGGCGGTCTGCCTGCGCGTCGCGGCGGGCGGCAGCGTCGCCGGAGTGGGCGAGTCGGCGCTGCGGGCTCTGTCCAAACTCGACCAGGTGATGCCCGCGCGGCTGCGTTCGCAGGTCGCAGCCGTGCACCAGACGACGGTGACACTGGGCACCCCCACCGAGACCCCCGTCGAGCCCGACGTGCTGATGACCCTCGCCCGGGCCGGCCGCGACCACGAGCACGTCACCGCCGGCTACGTCGACCTGCACGGCAACGTCACGCACCGGCGCGTCGAGCCCTACCACCTGGTGACGACGGGCCGGCGCTGGTATCTGCTCTGCTACGACCGGGACCGGTCGGACTGGCGCAGCCTGCGGCTGGACCGGATGTCGGACGTGCGCGCGCACGGCACCACGTTCACCCCGCGCGAGGCGCCCGACGCCGCGTCCTACGTGCGCCGGGCGATCAGCTCGTCGCCCTACCCCTACGTCGCACGGGTGCGCTATGCGGCACCGCACGATGTTGTGGCGCAATGCTTTCCGACGTCGTCGGTGCACATCGAGCCGGACGGACCGGACGCCTGCATCCTCACCGCCGGGGCCGACGACCCGCAGCGGATGGTGCCGTGGCTGGCGATGCCCGGCTGCGACTTCGAGGTGCTGGAACCGCCCGAAGTCGTCGACGCGGTGCGCACCGTGGCCGAGCGGATCGCCCGCGCCGCCCGCTAG
- a CDS encoding ABC1 kinase family protein: MSTTRKADNSQHREVARLDRVPLPVEAARVGATGWQLTRTGARVVAKLTGRGSLQQKIVKQIPQTFADLGPTYVKFGQIIASSPGAFGEPLSREFRSLLDRVPPADPKEVHKLFVEDLGDDPANLFKTFDETPFASASIAQVHYATLHTGEEVVVKIQRPGIRRRVAADLQILKRGARLVEFAKLGQRLSAQDVVADFADNLAEEMDFRLEAQSMDAWVAHMHASPLGANIRVPQVYWDLTSARVLTMERVQGTRIDDVAAIRKKGFDGTELVKALLFSLFEGGLRHGLFHGDLHAGNLYVDDDGKIVFFDFGIMGRIDPRTRWLLRELVYALLVKKDHAAAGKIVVLMGAVGTVKPEAQAAKDLEKFATPLTMTSLGDLSYAEIGKQLSALAEAYDVKLPRELVLIGKQFLYVERYMKLLAPTWQMMSDPALTGYFANFMVEVSREHSEDLDA; the protein is encoded by the coding sequence ATGAGCACCACGCGGAAAGCCGACAACAGCCAACATCGCGAGGTTGCCAGACTGGACCGGGTCCCGCTGCCGGTCGAGGCGGCCCGCGTCGGAGCCACCGGCTGGCAGCTCACCCGCACCGGCGCACGCGTCGTCGCGAAGCTGACCGGCCGCGGATCGCTGCAGCAGAAGATCGTCAAGCAGATCCCGCAGACCTTCGCCGATCTGGGCCCCACCTACGTGAAGTTCGGCCAGATCATCGCGTCGAGCCCGGGCGCCTTCGGGGAGCCGCTGAGCAGGGAGTTCCGCAGCCTCCTGGACCGGGTCCCGCCCGCGGACCCGAAGGAAGTCCACAAACTGTTCGTCGAGGACCTCGGCGACGACCCGGCCAACCTGTTCAAGACGTTCGACGAGACGCCTTTCGCGTCGGCGTCGATCGCGCAGGTGCACTACGCGACGCTGCACACCGGCGAGGAGGTGGTGGTGAAGATCCAGCGGCCCGGCATCCGCCGCCGGGTCGCCGCGGACCTTCAGATCCTCAAGCGCGGCGCCCGGCTGGTCGAGTTCGCCAAGCTCGGCCAGCGGCTGTCTGCGCAAGACGTTGTCGCCGACTTCGCCGACAACCTGGCCGAAGAAATGGATTTCCGGCTCGAGGCGCAGTCGATGGACGCGTGGGTGGCCCACATGCACGCCTCCCCGCTGGGTGCGAACATCCGGGTGCCCCAGGTGTACTGGGATCTGACCAGCGCGCGGGTGCTGACGATGGAACGCGTCCAGGGCACCCGCATCGACGATGTCGCCGCGATCCGCAAGAAGGGCTTCGACGGCACTGAGCTGGTCAAGGCGCTGCTGTTCAGTCTGTTCGAGGGCGGGCTGCGCCACGGCCTTTTCCACGGCGACCTGCACGCAGGCAACCTCTACGTCGACGACGACGGCAAGATCGTGTTCTTCGACTTCGGCATCATGGGTCGCATCGACCCCCGCACCCGCTGGCTGCTCCGCGAGCTGGTGTACGCGCTGCTGGTGAAGAAGGACCACGCCGCGGCCGGGAAGATCGTGGTGCTGATGGGCGCGGTCGGCACCGTCAAGCCGGAGGCGCAGGCCGCGAAGGATCTGGAGAAGTTCGCCACCCCGTTGACGATGACGTCGCTCGGGGATCTGAGCTACGCCGAGATCGGCAAGCAGCTCTCCGCGCTCGCCGAGGCCTACGACGTCAAGCTCCCCCGCGAGCTGGTGCTGATCGGCAAGCAGTTCCTCTACGTCGAGCGCTACATGAAGCTGCTCGCACCCACGTGGCAGATGATGAGCGACCCCGCGCTGACGGGCTACTTCGCCAACTTCATGGTGGAGGTATCTCGCGAACATTCTGAGGATCTGGACGCCTGA
- a CDS encoding DinB family protein: MSIDVVSELAEQLDLHWRTQLRPRLDGLGDDEYFWEPVPGCWTVHRDGGVDFDFPAPQPEPVTTIAWRLAHVIVGVLAMRSHAHFGGPPADYQSWSYATDAATALAQLDDAYRRWIDGVRSLDTARLAEPVGPAEGPWAQAPMIALVLHINREVIHHGAEIALLRDLYTHTHLKES; encoded by the coding sequence ATGAGCATCGATGTGGTGTCCGAATTGGCCGAGCAACTGGATCTGCACTGGCGGACCCAGCTGCGGCCCCGCCTGGACGGGCTCGGCGACGACGAGTACTTCTGGGAACCGGTGCCCGGCTGCTGGACCGTGCACCGCGACGGCGGTGTCGACTTCGATTTCCCGGCGCCGCAGCCCGAGCCGGTCACCACGATCGCCTGGCGGTTGGCCCACGTTATCGTCGGCGTGCTGGCGATGCGCTCGCACGCGCACTTCGGCGGACCGCCGGCCGATTACCAGAGCTGGTCCTACGCCACCGACGCCGCAACGGCGCTGGCTCAGCTCGACGACGCCTACCGGCGCTGGATCGACGGGGTGCGCAGCCTGGACACCGCGCGCCTCGCCGAGCCGGTCGGGCCCGCCGAGGGACCGTGGGCGCAGGCGCCGATGATCGCGCTCGTCCTTCACATCAACCGCGAAGTCATCCACCACGGAGCCGAGATCGCGCTGCTGCGCGATCTGTACACCCACACCCACCTGAAGGAGAGCTGA
- the hutI gene encoding imidazolonepropionase: MTVLYDDIGELVTNDPAVGDGSPLGVLTDAALLVDGDRIAWAGPKNAAPAADRRVDCRGASVLPGFVDSHAHLVFAGDRSAEFATRMSGEPYDGGGIATTVAATRAAPTEALAANVARLATELRRSGVTTFETKSGYGLTTVDERRSLEIGRRFTAETTFLGAHVVPPDHRGDRDAYVRLVAGDMLAACREHARWIDVFCDRGAFDVDEARYILQAGLDADLTPRLHAGQLAPGEGIQLAVELGAASVDHCTYATDVDIAALAAGGTVATLLPGAEFSTRADWPDARRFLDAGVTVALATDCNPGSSYTTNMGFCIAVAVRDMGFTPAEAVWSATAGGARALRRDDVGALSTGRRADFIRLDAPSYIHFAYRPGVPIIGDVVVGGVSI, from the coding sequence ATGACAGTGCTCTACGACGATATCGGCGAACTCGTCACCAATGACCCGGCCGTCGGAGACGGTAGCCCTCTCGGGGTCCTCACCGACGCCGCCCTGTTGGTCGACGGCGATCGCATCGCGTGGGCGGGGCCGAAAAACGCTGCGCCCGCGGCGGATCGACGGGTCGACTGCCGAGGCGCGAGCGTGTTGCCCGGTTTCGTCGACAGCCACGCCCACCTGGTGTTCGCCGGCGACCGGTCGGCCGAGTTCGCAACAAGGATGAGCGGCGAGCCCTACGACGGCGGCGGCATCGCCACGACGGTGGCGGCCACCCGGGCCGCGCCCACCGAAGCGCTGGCCGCCAACGTGGCCAGGCTCGCCACCGAACTGCGCCGCAGCGGTGTGACGACGTTCGAGACGAAGAGTGGCTACGGCCTGACCACCGTCGACGAGCGGCGAAGTCTGGAGATCGGCCGCCGGTTCACCGCGGAGACGACGTTCCTCGGCGCGCACGTCGTGCCCCCCGACCACCGCGGCGACCGCGACGCCTATGTCCGGCTGGTCGCGGGCGACATGCTCGCGGCATGTCGGGAGCACGCTCGCTGGATCGACGTGTTCTGCGACCGTGGGGCTTTCGACGTCGACGAGGCCAGGTACATCCTGCAGGCCGGACTCGATGCGGATCTGACCCCCCGCTTGCACGCCGGCCAGCTCGCGCCTGGGGAGGGGATCCAGCTGGCGGTCGAACTCGGCGCGGCCTCGGTGGACCACTGCACCTACGCCACCGATGTCGACATCGCGGCGCTTGCGGCGGGCGGCACCGTCGCAACCCTTCTGCCGGGGGCTGAATTCTCCACGCGCGCAGACTGGCCCGATGCCCGCCGGTTTCTGGATGCCGGCGTCACCGTGGCGCTGGCCACCGACTGCAATCCCGGCAGCTCGTACACGACGAACATGGGCTTCTGCATCGCCGTGGCCGTGCGGGACATGGGCTTCACCCCCGCCGAGGCCGTCTGGTCCGCAACCGCGGGCGGCGCCAGAGCGCTGCGGCGCGACGACGTCGGCGCGCTTTCCACGGGGAGACGCGCGGATTTCATCCGGCTCGACGCTCCGTCCTACATCCACTTCGCCTACCGGCCCGGTGTTCCGATCATCGGCGACGTCGTCGTCGGCGGCGTCTCGATCTAG
- a CDS encoding cyclopropane mycolic acid synthase family methyltransferase — MASTKKQLKPHFDDVQAHYDLSDEFFRLFLDPSQMYSCAYFERDDMTLEEAQRAKVDLALGKLGLEPGMTLLDVGCGWGYTMMRAIERYDVNVIGLTLSENQKAHVERIFAESDSPRTKEVRLEGWENFDQPVDRIVSIGAFEHFGKDRWDDFFATAYRVLPDDGVMLLHTITALTIPQMIERGIPLTFSVARFIKFILTEIFPGGYLPTIELVGEHSAKAGFTLTREQSLQPHYARTLDLWSAALQEHRDEAIAVQSEEVYDRYMHYLTGCADSFRKGYTDVNQFTLVKQPA; from the coding sequence ATGGCCTCGACCAAAAAACAACTGAAGCCGCATTTCGACGACGTCCAGGCGCATTACGACCTGTCCGACGAGTTCTTCCGGCTGTTCCTGGATCCGTCGCAGATGTACAGCTGCGCGTACTTCGAGCGCGACGACATGACGCTCGAGGAGGCGCAGCGGGCCAAAGTCGACCTCGCGCTGGGCAAGCTGGGCCTCGAGCCGGGCATGACGCTGCTCGACGTCGGGTGCGGCTGGGGCTACACGATGATGCGGGCGATCGAGCGCTACGACGTCAACGTCATCGGGCTGACGCTGAGCGAGAACCAGAAGGCGCACGTCGAGCGGATCTTCGCCGAGTCGGACAGCCCGCGGACCAAGGAGGTGCGGCTCGAGGGATGGGAGAACTTCGACCAGCCCGTGGACCGCATCGTCTCGATCGGCGCCTTCGAACACTTCGGTAAGGACCGCTGGGACGACTTCTTCGCCACCGCCTACCGGGTGCTGCCCGACGACGGTGTGATGCTGCTGCACACCATCACGGCGCTGACGATCCCGCAGATGATCGAACGCGGCATCCCGCTGACGTTCTCGGTGGCGCGGTTCATCAAGTTCATCCTCACCGAGATCTTCCCCGGCGGGTACCTGCCGACCATCGAATTGGTCGGTGAGCACTCCGCCAAGGCCGGCTTCACGCTGACCCGCGAGCAGTCGCTGCAGCCCCACTACGCGCGCACGCTCGATCTCTGGTCGGCCGCGCTGCAGGAGCACAGGGACGAGGCGATCGCCGTGCAGTCCGAAGAGGTCTACGACCGATACATGCACTACCTGACCGGGTGCGCGGACTCGTTCCGCAAGGGATACACCGACGTCAACCAGTTCACCCTGGTCAAACAGCCCGCCTGA
- a CDS encoding DinB family protein, with product MAAMPPPIADERAGLREYLAAQQHAFHAIAFGLTDEQARATPSVSALSIGGLIKHVTTCQRGWMERVAAAPQACADDSRPMEERAADWEDEFRMREDETLADVLAAFDAQNAETIRLVETVDLGAAVPVPQNAPWFPKDVSAWSVRWVFFHMIEELARHAGQGDIIRESIDGATLYELLAGVEGWPETDWLKPWTPATASCSRRSQRSTSCSA from the coding sequence ATGGCTGCCATGCCCCCACCCATCGCCGACGAACGAGCCGGTCTGCGCGAGTACCTCGCCGCGCAGCAGCATGCGTTCCACGCGATCGCGTTCGGGCTCACCGACGAGCAGGCTCGCGCCACCCCGTCAGTGAGCGCGTTGTCGATCGGCGGGCTGATCAAGCACGTCACCACCTGTCAGCGCGGCTGGATGGAACGCGTCGCCGCCGCACCGCAGGCCTGCGCGGACGACAGCCGGCCGATGGAAGAGCGGGCCGCCGACTGGGAGGACGAGTTCAGAATGCGCGAGGACGAGACGCTCGCCGACGTGCTGGCGGCGTTCGACGCCCAGAATGCCGAGACGATCCGGCTGGTCGAAACGGTCGATCTGGGCGCGGCGGTGCCCGTGCCGCAGAACGCGCCGTGGTTCCCCAAGGATGTGTCCGCGTGGTCGGTGCGGTGGGTGTTCTTCCACATGATCGAGGAGCTGGCGCGCCACGCCGGACAGGGCGACATCATCCGCGAGAGCATCGACGGCGCCACGCTGTACGAGCTGCTCGCCGGTGTCGAGGGCTGGCCGGAGACCGACTGGCTCAAGCCGTGGACGCCGGCGACGGCGTCGTGCTCACGCCGTAGTCAGCGCAGCACCAGCTGCAGCGCGTAG
- a CDS encoding formimidoylglutamate deiminase, translating into MSPTWWCEHAWVDGRVVDGALVTASNGVIVAIEPDQPPAGKRLHGLVIPGLANAHSHAFHRALRTHTQRGGGSFWTWRDAMYRIAERLTPQNYLELAAAVYAEMALAGITAVGEFHYLHHGPDGVPYTDANEMGHALVAAAAAAGIRLTLLDACYLSAGPSGQPLDGPQVRFGDGDADRWAQRTDALLVDTKGDEHVLIGAAVHSVRAVPADQLERVASWADAHSAPLHVHSSEQVAEVEQCQAAYGCTPTALLGEHGALGPRTTAVHATHLTDQDIVDMHASSTGTCFCPTTERDLGDGIGPAPALLAGPGLFSLGTDSHAMIDVLEEARAVELDERLAGRRRGTISAARLLEAATRYGHQALGWADAGRLEPGARADLVAIDLASVRTAGGGATAENVVFAASAADVTDVIVDGRTVVADRHHRVEVGRALDDVIGRLWENT; encoded by the coding sequence ATGAGCCCGACCTGGTGGTGTGAACACGCGTGGGTCGACGGCCGTGTCGTCGACGGTGCGCTGGTCACGGCGAGCAACGGCGTGATCGTCGCGATAGAGCCGGATCAACCTCCTGCCGGGAAACGGCTGCACGGCTTGGTGATTCCGGGGCTGGCCAACGCTCACTCCCATGCCTTTCACCGCGCGCTGCGAACCCACACCCAGCGTGGCGGCGGCTCCTTCTGGACGTGGCGCGATGCGATGTACCGGATCGCCGAGCGGCTCACCCCGCAGAACTATCTGGAGCTGGCTGCAGCGGTGTACGCCGAGATGGCACTGGCAGGCATCACCGCGGTCGGCGAATTCCACTACCTTCACCACGGTCCCGACGGTGTGCCGTACACCGATGCCAACGAGATGGGCCACGCGCTGGTGGCCGCGGCGGCCGCGGCGGGGATCCGGCTCACGCTGCTCGACGCGTGCTATCTGAGCGCCGGTCCTTCCGGTCAACCGCTCGACGGCCCACAGGTGCGGTTCGGCGACGGTGATGCCGACCGGTGGGCACAGCGAACAGACGCACTGCTGGTAGACACGAAGGGCGACGAGCACGTACTGATCGGTGCTGCAGTGCATTCCGTGCGCGCCGTGCCCGCCGATCAGCTCGAACGGGTGGCCTCCTGGGCCGATGCGCACTCTGCGCCGTTGCACGTGCACTCCAGCGAGCAGGTGGCCGAGGTCGAGCAGTGCCAGGCCGCGTATGGCTGCACCCCCACGGCACTGCTGGGCGAGCACGGTGCGCTCGGGCCGCGCACCACCGCCGTGCACGCGACACACCTGACCGATCAGGACATCGTCGACATGCATGCGAGCTCGACCGGAACGTGCTTCTGCCCGACCACGGAGCGTGATCTGGGTGATGGGATCGGCCCCGCTCCGGCACTGCTGGCCGGGCCAGGTCTGTTCAGCCTGGGCACCGACAGTCACGCGATGATCGACGTGCTCGAGGAAGCACGGGCCGTCGAACTCGACGAGAGACTCGCCGGTCGGCGCCGCGGCACGATCTCGGCCGCACGCCTGCTCGAGGCCGCGACGCGCTACGGCCATCAGGCGCTGGGCTGGGCGGACGCGGGGCGGCTCGAACCCGGCGCTCGAGCCGATCTGGTCGCCATCGACCTGGCTTCGGTGCGCACCGCAGGGGGAGGCGCCACCGCAGAGAACGTCGTGTTCGCTGCATCTGCCGCCGACGTCACGGACGTCATCGTCGACGGGCGTACCGTCGTCGCCGACCGGCACCACCGCGTCGAGGTCGGGCGCGCCCTGGACGACGTCATCGGACGGCTGTGGGAGAACACATGA